In Geminocystis sp. NIES-3708, a single window of DNA contains:
- a CDS encoding site-2 protease family protein, translating into MNGNIRVGSLFGIPFYVNPSWFLVLGLMTLTYGTDLAYQTQLPGILPWVVGLITSLLLFSSVLAHELGHSFVAIAQGIEVKSITLFIFGGLAALEKESETPEQALLVAIAGPLVSVGLFILFSLIGINFTLPLTLSLIVSLLATINLILAVFNMIPGLPLDGGNVLKAIVWKITGNPQKGVIFAGMVGQFFGWTAIIIGALGTLNVIGFGNFWTVFIGWFLLQNAGNAAQSARIEDKLSHYVAGDAVLPESPVVHDNLTLREFANEYVIGKQQWRKFLVTNDEGILIGVLNTDDLRSVSTMQWNHSHVSDLMKSKNEVKTVIDTISLLEVVKLLEQQQEQELTVVKEDGVVVGLIEKQGIIKFLQSKVTPAIG; encoded by the coding sequence ATGAATGGAAATATTAGAGTCGGTAGCTTATTCGGTATCCCTTTTTATGTCAATCCTTCATGGTTTTTAGTATTAGGGTTAATGACTTTAACCTATGGTACTGATTTGGCTTATCAAACTCAATTACCCGGTATTTTACCTTGGGTAGTTGGTTTAATTACTTCTTTACTTTTATTTTCTTCGGTTTTAGCTCACGAATTAGGTCATAGTTTTGTGGCGATCGCTCAAGGCATAGAAGTTAAGTCTATTACCCTGTTTATTTTTGGTGGTTTAGCCGCTTTAGAAAAAGAATCAGAAACACCAGAACAAGCCTTATTAGTTGCGATCGCAGGTCCTTTGGTTAGCGTTGGTTTATTTATTCTTTTTAGTTTGATCGGAATTAACTTTACCTTACCTTTAACCTTAAGTCTTATAGTATCGTTATTGGCAACTATTAACTTAATTTTGGCTGTGTTTAATATGATTCCGGGTTTACCCTTAGATGGTGGTAACGTATTAAAAGCCATTGTTTGGAAAATCACAGGCAACCCCCAAAAAGGCGTTATTTTTGCGGGAATGGTAGGACAATTTTTCGGTTGGACTGCTATTATTATTGGTGCATTAGGAACACTAAACGTGATTGGTTTTGGTAATTTTTGGACTGTATTTATTGGTTGGTTTTTATTACAAAATGCAGGAAATGCAGCTCAATCGGCAAGAATAGAAGATAAACTGAGTCATTATGTCGCTGGGGATGCCGTTTTACCTGAAAGTCCAGTTGTTCATGATAATTTAACCTTAAGAGAATTTGCCAATGAATATGTTATCGGTAAACAACAATGGCGTAAATTCTTAGTTACCAATGATGAAGGTATTTTAATTGGAGTTTTAAATACAGATGATTTGCGTTCAGTTTCAACCATGCAATGGAATCATTCTCATGTATCAGATTTAATGAAATCGAAAAATGAGGTTAAAACTGTGATAGATACCATTTCTTTGTTAGAAGTAGTAAAATTATTAGAACAACAACAAGAACAAGAATTAACGGTAGTGAAAGAAGATGGCGTGGTGGTAGGTTTAATTGAAAAACAAGGCATCATCAAATTTTTACAATCTAAAGTTACTCCCGCAATAGGTTAA
- a CDS encoding DnaJ C-terminal domain-containing protein produces the protein MQNLRTAVINYYEVLGVRNDATPEEIKKEFRSLARKYHPDMNPGDKTSEEKFKQINEAYDILSDDKKRQTYDFDFFGGRSRFVRGQNNKSNSGFPFSPPNMGGFWDNISSNNTTRVKSNSPRTRITTADYSSGTTRTPVPPRSQPKDIEAKLTLPLEKAYQGGRERIKLEDERSLEVDMPSGMYNGQKIRLKGQGIRGGDLYLKILIQSHPFFTLQGSEISCEIPLTPSEAIVGGAIEVPTIDGLVKMNVPAGVKSGQRLKLANKGYPNIRGERGDQLVIIKIVIPNEVSDEEKKLYAQIREIEQFKPRQNLINSYQGK, from the coding sequence ATGCAAAATTTACGGACAGCAGTGATCAACTATTATGAAGTTTTGGGAGTAAGAAATGATGCTACCCCAGAAGAAATCAAAAAAGAGTTTCGTAGTTTAGCCAGAAAATATCATCCAGATATGAATCCGGGGGATAAAACATCGGAAGAGAAATTTAAGCAAATTAATGAGGCTTATGATATTCTCTCAGATGATAAAAAACGTCAGACTTACGATTTTGACTTTTTTGGTGGAAGAAGTAGATTTGTGCGTGGGCAAAATAACAAGAGTAACTCTGGTTTTCCTTTTTCTCCACCAAATATGGGCGGTTTTTGGGATAATATTAGTTCCAATAATACTACCAGAGTTAAAAGTAATTCTCCAAGAACTCGCATTACTACGGCTGATTATAGTTCGGGGACTACAAGAACTCCAGTACCACCTCGATCTCAGCCCAAAGATATTGAAGCAAAGCTAACTTTACCTTTAGAAAAAGCCTATCAAGGAGGTAGGGAAAGAATAAAACTAGAAGATGAGCGATCACTTGAAGTTGATATGCCTTCAGGAATGTATAATGGTCAAAAAATTCGCCTCAAAGGACAAGGTATTAGAGGGGGAGATTTATACTTAAAAATATTGATTCAATCCCATCCTTTTTTTACTCTACAAGGATCTGAGATTTCCTGTGAAATTCCTTTAACTCCTTCTGAAGCCATTGTTGGTGGTGCGATCGAAGTACCCACTATAGATGGTTTAGTCAAAATGAATGTACCTGCGGGGGTAAAATCAGGACAAAGATTAAAATTAGCAAATAAAGGTTATCCGAATATTCGAGGAGAAAGAGGAGATCAATTAGTTATTATAAAAATAGTGATACCCAATGAAGTTAGTGATGAAGAAAAGAAATTATATGCACAAATACGAGAAATCGAACAATTTAAACCTCGTCAAAATCTGATTAATTCCTATCAGGGAAAATAA
- the psbM gene encoding photosystem II reaction center protein PsbM: MQVNDLGFVATLLFVLVPTVFLLILYIQTGKNEA; the protein is encoded by the coding sequence ATGCAAGTTAACGATTTAGGCTTTGTTGCCACCCTTTTATTTGTGCTTGTGCCTACTGTTTTTCTCCTAATTTTATATATTCAAACTGGAAAAAACGAAGCCTAA
- a CDS encoding B12-binding domain-containing radical SAM protein: MRALLIYPIFPPTFWSYDKILELVDRKVLLPPLGLITVASILPQEWEFKLVDRNIRPVTEAEWAWADVVIMSAMIVQKDDLISQIKEAKQRGKLVAVGGPYPTSVPQEAEQAGADFLILDEGEITLPMFVEAIEKGEKSGTFRTTEKPDVTVTPVPRFDLLEFNAYDSMSVQFSRGCPFQCEFCDIIVLYGRKPRTKTPEQLLKELDYLYELGWRRSVFMVDDNFIGNKRNVKLLLKALKVWQQEKQYPFRFNTEASVDLADDEELMELMVDCYFDAVFLGIETPDEDSLQLTKKFQNTRSSLADAVDKIIRIGLRPMAGFIIGFDGEKKGAGDRIVRFAEQVGIPTTTFAMLQALPNTALWHRLEKEGRLREGKDGNINQTTLMNFVPTRPVEDIANEYVDAFWRLYDPHAYLDRIYHCFLKLGAPKAHPPAKLPTLIDLKALAIVVWRQGIKRDTRWKFWHHLFSIIKNNPAVWEHYLTLCAHNEHFMEYRQIVKNQIEKQLQEYLNQEQKSLVSC; the protein is encoded by the coding sequence ATGCGAGCTTTATTAATTTATCCCATTTTTCCACCAACTTTTTGGTCTTATGACAAAATTTTAGAATTAGTTGATCGCAAAGTATTATTACCACCATTAGGATTGATTACTGTAGCATCAATTTTACCTCAAGAATGGGAATTTAAGCTAGTTGATCGCAACATACGTCCTGTAACAGAAGCAGAATGGGCATGGGCAGATGTGGTAATTATGTCAGCGATGATCGTCCAAAAAGATGATTTAATTAGTCAAATCAAGGAAGCGAAACAAAGAGGAAAATTAGTAGCCGTAGGTGGTCCTTATCCTACTTCTGTACCCCAAGAAGCAGAACAAGCTGGCGCAGATTTTTTAATTTTGGATGAAGGTGAAATTACCTTACCAATGTTTGTGGAAGCCATCGAAAAAGGTGAAAAATCAGGTACTTTCCGCACCACCGAAAAACCTGACGTAACAGTTACTCCCGTACCTCGTTTTGATTTACTGGAATTTAATGCTTATGATTCCATGTCTGTACAATTTTCTCGTGGATGTCCTTTTCAGTGTGAGTTTTGCGATATTATTGTACTTTATGGACGAAAACCAAGAACTAAAACCCCTGAACAATTATTAAAAGAATTAGATTATCTTTATGAATTAGGATGGCGGCGAAGTGTTTTCATGGTGGATGATAACTTTATCGGTAATAAACGCAACGTCAAATTATTGCTAAAAGCCTTAAAAGTTTGGCAACAAGAAAAACAATATCCTTTCCGTTTCAATACTGAGGCTTCTGTTGATTTAGCTGATGATGAAGAATTAATGGAATTGATGGTAGATTGTTATTTTGATGCGGTATTTTTAGGCATTGAAACCCCTGACGAAGATAGTTTACAGCTTACAAAAAAATTCCAAAATACTCGTAGCTCTCTTGCAGATGCCGTTGATAAAATTATTCGTATTGGTTTACGCCCTATGGCTGGTTTTATTATTGGTTTTGATGGTGAGAAAAAAGGTGCTGGCGATCGCATTGTCAGATTTGCCGAACAAGTGGGGATTCCCACCACAACCTTCGCTATGCTTCAAGCTTTGCCTAATACAGCATTATGGCATCGTTTAGAAAAAGAAGGACGTTTAAGAGAAGGAAAAGACGGTAACATCAATCAAACTACTTTAATGAATTTTGTGCCAACTCGCCCTGTGGAAGACATTGCTAATGAATATGTCGATGCTTTTTGGCGGTTATATGATCCCCATGCCTATCTTGATCGTATTTACCATTGTTTCTTGAAATTAGGTGCTCCTAAAGCTCATCCTCCCGCAAAATTACCAACATTAATTGATCTTAAAGCGTTGGCGATCGTAGTATGGAGACAAGGAATAAAAAGAGATACCCGTTGGAAATTTTGGCATCATCTATTCAGTATTATCAAAAACAATCCCGCAGTATGGGAACATTATTTAACCCTTTGTGCCCATAATGAACATTTTATGGAATATAGACAAATTGTTAAAAATCAAATTGAAAAACAATTACAAGAATACTTAAATCAAGAACAAAAATCTTTAGTTTCTTGTTAG
- the cobM gene encoding precorrin-4 C(11)-methyltransferase — protein sequence MKSIVYFIGAGPGDPDLLTIKAYKILQQADVIFYADSLVPKQILKDVKSNAQLITTSNQTLEKIVPLMIEKAREGLIVVRLQSGDLSLYSAIDEQMRQLAEANISFELIPGISAYQAAAAKISSELTIPELVQTIILTRVSGSASPVPKKEELKSLAAHQASLCLYLAARHVRKAQQDLLEHYPADTPVAVCYRVGWKDEKILIVPLKLMAIATEENNLIRTTMYIISPALKKFSNNEFRSQLYHPEHSHLFRPTRGKLEV from the coding sequence ATGAAATCAATTGTCTATTTTATCGGAGCAGGACCAGGTGATCCAGATTTATTAACAATTAAAGCTTACAAAATTTTACAACAAGCAGATGTTATTTTCTATGCTGACTCTTTAGTACCAAAACAAATTTTAAAAGATGTAAAATCCAACGCTCAATTAATTACTACCAGTAATCAAACCTTAGAAAAAATAGTGCCTTTGATGATCGAAAAGGCTAGAGAAGGTTTAATAGTGGTGAGGCTTCAATCAGGTGATTTATCTCTTTATAGTGCCATTGATGAGCAAATGAGACAATTAGCAGAAGCAAATATTTCCTTTGAATTGATACCGGGCATTAGTGCTTATCAGGCAGCTGCTGCCAAAATTAGCAGTGAATTAACTATTCCTGAGTTAGTACAAACCATCATTCTAACAAGAGTTAGTGGTAGTGCATCCCCCGTTCCAAAAAAAGAAGAATTGAAGAGTTTAGCGGCACATCAAGCTAGTTTATGTTTATATTTAGCGGCTCGTCATGTTCGCAAAGCTCAACAAGACTTATTAGAACATTATCCTGCTGATACTCCCGTCGCCGTGTGTTATCGGGTGGGTTGGAAAGATGAGAAAATTTTAATTGTACCTTTAAAGCTAATGGCGATCGCAACTGAAGAAAATAACTTAATTAGGACAACTATGTATATTATTAGTCCTGCATTGAAAAAATTTTCAAACAATGAGTTTAGATCTCAATTATACCACCCTGAACATTCTCATTTATTTCGCCCAACAAGAGGGAAATTAGAAGTATAA